One genomic segment of Bradyrhizobium diazoefficiens includes these proteins:
- a CDS encoding TM0106 family RecB-like putative nuclease — MQRSGEGIVFSASDLVGHLNCRYLTHLDIKVAHGELAKPKLRDDPTLNALAERGKAHEQGFVDHLAKEGGTVTAIDGVGVDDVSVDQTQQAMVRGDAVIVQAALRNGHWSGRADVLRRVETPSGLGAWSYEVTDTKLARETKGNTVLQLSLYSDLLAITQQKVPETAHVVTPGTEYQPEAYRVADFAAFYRRIRRSLESFAVAPPHDSLYPDPIEHCEVCRWREPCASRRRADDHLSLVAGIAKTQIEELVRRGAGTMAALATLPIPLQWRPDRGTAPSYEKVREQARLQVEGRRAGQVLYEALPLVADFGLFRLPEPSAGDIFFDFEGDPFVDGGGLEFLFGYLYANDDGTDAYVGDWVTTRQHERAAFERFIDFVTERLSKHPGLHIYHFAPYEPAALKRLMGRYATREDEVDNLLRAGVFVDLYAIVRQSIRASVESYSIKKLEPLYRFDRVVALIDVGRAMARVQASLELDDADAIDVGDQAAIVGYNRDDCASTRALRDWLEGVRSGLIAQGKTIDRPQPKPAEISADLSDWKRRVAGLVARLTGDVPDDVAERSPEQQARGLLAHLIDFFGRENKAVWWEYFRLSDLSAEDLLYERAGLGELTFLSHVGGTAKAPIHRYRFAVQETDVRADDDLRNAGGAKLGSVVAISDDDRTIDIKKRQDTASFHPEAVFAHKFIDNQVLAESVFRIGEYVADHGIIGPGAYRAARDLLLKVAPRLFEQVFEQAGESPLATAIRAALSLDQSVLPVQGPPGAGKTHAGSRMICALVRDQRTVGVTANSHKVIRHLLDKSREAAAEQRIPIQCIQKVKDDPASLPGLQQTTKNPDFINALGNGCRVGGATSWFWARPDAAGSVDVLFVDEAAQMSLANVLAVSQAAESIVLLGDPRQLEQPIQGSHPDGVATSALDHVLGEHATIGAGHGLFLEETWRLHPDICAFTSELFYESRLRSRAGLEQQEIRSSSRVNGVGLRYLAVQHVGNQNSSREEADEIKKLVDEILAGNTSWVDGSSEESTIRLEDILIIAPYNAQVFELQERLPGARIGTVDKFQGQEAPIVIYSMTTSSHADAPRGMEFLYSANRLNVATSRAKCICVLVACPRLFEVECRTPRQMQLANAFCRYLELARPL, encoded by the coding sequence ATGCAAAGGAGTGGTGAGGGGATCGTCTTCAGCGCGAGCGACCTCGTCGGCCATCTAAATTGTCGTTACCTCACACACCTCGACATCAAGGTCGCCCACGGCGAACTGGCCAAGCCAAAACTCCGCGATGACCCGACCCTCAATGCCCTGGCGGAGCGCGGCAAGGCTCATGAGCAGGGTTTCGTCGATCACCTGGCCAAGGAGGGTGGGACCGTCACGGCTATCGACGGCGTCGGTGTCGATGATGTCTCGGTTGACCAAACGCAGCAAGCGATGGTGCGGGGCGATGCGGTAATCGTTCAGGCGGCGTTACGGAATGGGCATTGGAGCGGTCGCGCTGACGTGCTGCGGCGAGTCGAGACACCCAGCGGTTTGGGCGCCTGGTCCTACGAGGTCACCGACACCAAGTTGGCCCGCGAGACCAAGGGCAACACGGTTTTGCAGCTGAGCCTCTACTCGGATCTATTGGCGATCACACAGCAGAAGGTCCCGGAGACGGCCCATGTTGTGACGCCCGGGACAGAGTACCAGCCGGAGGCCTACCGCGTTGCTGATTTTGCGGCATTCTACCGGCGTATCAGGCGAAGCCTGGAGAGCTTTGCGGTTGCGCCTCCGCATGACAGCCTCTATCCGGATCCGATCGAGCACTGCGAGGTCTGTCGATGGCGCGAGCCCTGTGCTTCGAGGCGGCGCGCCGACGATCACCTGTCCCTTGTCGCCGGAATAGCCAAAACTCAGATCGAGGAGCTGGTCCGGCGAGGTGCGGGTACAATGGCCGCACTTGCGACCCTCCCTATCCCGCTGCAGTGGCGACCTGATCGGGGTACTGCGCCAAGCTACGAGAAGGTGCGTGAACAAGCGAGGCTCCAGGTCGAGGGGCGCAGGGCGGGCCAGGTGCTTTACGAGGCGCTGCCGCTGGTCGCGGATTTCGGTCTATTCAGGCTGCCTGAGCCATCAGCCGGCGACATCTTTTTCGATTTCGAGGGCGATCCATTCGTGGACGGCGGCGGGCTCGAGTTCTTGTTCGGCTACCTCTATGCCAATGACGACGGCACAGACGCCTATGTCGGCGACTGGGTGACCACACGGCAGCACGAACGGGCGGCGTTCGAGCGATTCATCGACTTCGTTACGGAGAGGCTGAGCAAGCATCCCGGCTTGCACATCTATCACTTCGCTCCCTATGAGCCGGCGGCGTTGAAGCGATTGATGGGACGATACGCCACGCGAGAGGACGAGGTCGACAATCTGCTTCGGGCCGGCGTATTCGTGGACTTGTACGCCATTGTTCGGCAGAGTATTCGCGCCAGCGTCGAAAGCTACTCGATCAAGAAGCTAGAGCCGCTCTACCGATTTGACCGCGTCGTTGCGTTGATCGATGTGGGCCGCGCCATGGCACGCGTGCAGGCCAGCCTCGAATTGGACGATGCTGATGCGATTGATGTCGGTGATCAGGCAGCCATCGTCGGATACAACCGGGATGACTGCGCCTCGACCCGCGCTTTGAGGGACTGGCTCGAGGGGGTACGGAGCGGGCTAATCGCTCAGGGGAAGACGATCGATCGCCCGCAGCCCAAGCCTGCCGAAATTAGCGCGGATCTCAGCGATTGGAAGCGCCGGGTCGCCGGGCTTGTCGCGCGGCTGACCGGCGACGTTCCTGACGACGTCGCCGAACGAAGCCCAGAGCAGCAGGCGCGCGGGCTGCTGGCTCACCTGATCGACTTCTTCGGCCGAGAGAACAAGGCGGTCTGGTGGGAGTATTTTCGGTTGAGCGATTTGTCGGCCGAGGATCTCTTGTATGAGCGCGCGGGGTTGGGAGAGCTAACCTTTCTCAGTCACGTTGGTGGAACAGCGAAGGCGCCCATTCACCGCTATAGGTTCGCGGTTCAGGAGACGGATGTTCGCGCTGATGATGATCTGAGAAACGCAGGCGGCGCCAAGCTTGGCAGTGTTGTAGCGATTTCCGATGATGACAGAACCATCGACATCAAGAAGCGCCAGGACACGGCCAGTTTCCACCCCGAGGCCGTGTTCGCGCATAAATTCATCGACAATCAGGTTCTCGCTGAATCGGTGTTCCGGATTGGTGAGTATGTCGCGGACCACGGGATCATTGGGCCTGGTGCATATCGTGCTGCTCGCGACTTGCTGCTCAAAGTCGCTCCACGACTGTTCGAGCAGGTGTTCGAGCAAGCCGGCGAGTCGCCGCTAGCGACCGCAATACGTGCTGCGCTCTCGCTTGATCAGAGCGTTTTGCCGGTGCAGGGGCCGCCTGGGGCTGGCAAGACCCACGCCGGTTCACGCATGATTTGCGCGCTTGTGCGGGATCAGCGGACAGTTGGTGTTACGGCCAATAGCCATAAGGTCATTCGCCACTTGCTTGACAAATCTCGGGAAGCGGCCGCTGAGCAACGAATTCCAATTCAATGCATTCAAAAGGTCAAGGATGATCCGGCCTCTCTGCCGGGACTGCAGCAGACGACGAAGAACCCGGACTTCATCAACGCGCTTGGCAATGGCTGCCGGGTTGGCGGTGCCACCAGCTGGTTTTGGGCGCGGCCAGATGCGGCAGGGAGTGTAGATGTTCTGTTCGTTGACGAAGCGGCGCAAATGTCATTGGCAAACGTGTTGGCCGTTTCGCAGGCGGCTGAGAGCATCGTTCTTCTGGGCGACCCAAGGCAGCTTGAGCAGCCGATACAGGGAAGCCATCCCGATGGCGTTGCAACGTCCGCGCTTGATCATGTCTTGGGTGAACATGCAACGATCGGGGCTGGCCACGGCCTTTTCCTCGAGGAGACATGGCGCTTACACCCCGATATTTGCGCCTTTACATCGGAGCTCTTCTATGAAAGCCGACTTCGCTCGCGTGCTGGATTGGAGCAGCAGGAGATCAGGTCATCAAGCCGTGTGAACGGGGTGGGGCTGCGCTACCTCGCTGTCCAGCATGTCGGCAACCAGAATTCGTCTCGCGAGGAGGCGGACGAGATCAAGAAACTCGTTGATGAAATTCTCGCCGGCAACACAAGCTGGGTCGACGGTTCAAGCGAGGAATCGACAATCCGGCTGGAGGACATCCTGATCATCGCTCCCTATAACGCCCAGGTTTTCGAACTTCAGGAACGATTGCCGGGTGCGCGCATTGGTACCGTCGACAAGTTTCAGGGACAGGAGGCGCCGATCGTGATCTATTCGATGACGACTTCGTCTCATGCCGACGCCCCACGCGGAATGGAGTTTCTCTACAGCGCGAACCGGCTGAACGTGGCGACTTCGCGGGCTAAGTGCATCTGTGTTTTGGTCGCCTGTCCGCGGCTGTTCGAGGTTGAGTGCCGAACGCCCCGCCAGATGCAATTGGCAAACGCGTTCTGCCGCTATCTCGAGTTGGCTCGTCCGCTTTAG
- a CDS encoding ParB/RepB/Spo0J family partition protein — MGSAQCIEIIPVGSIDVVNPRARNRRIFKEIVTSVAELGLKRPITVKRKACEGELRYDLVCGQGRLEAYQALGQREIPAVVVDATNEDSAIMSLVENCARRQHRAIDLLHDIEGLRTRGYDFDDIARKTGLSIEYVRGVSSLLEGGEHRLLRAVEAGQMPVSIAVMISQAQDSDIQSVLQQAYEERLLRGQKLLAAKKLIEQRRRRGKGYKTGPRRTDGAPISSNALLRAYRQDVDRKRVLIRKSNSTKARLIFILEALRKLLVEPEFLSILEDEKLDTLPKNLALRLHGQA, encoded by the coding sequence ATGGGATCGGCTCAATGCATTGAGATCATTCCGGTCGGATCCATCGATGTCGTCAATCCGCGGGCACGCAACCGCCGGATCTTCAAGGAGATTGTGACCAGCGTCGCCGAACTAGGCCTGAAGCGGCCAATCACGGTCAAAAGGAAAGCCTGCGAGGGTGAACTCCGTTACGATCTCGTTTGCGGCCAGGGGCGCCTGGAGGCTTATCAGGCCCTGGGGCAGCGAGAAATCCCTGCCGTTGTCGTAGACGCGACCAATGAAGACAGCGCTATAATGAGCCTGGTCGAAAATTGCGCCAGGCGGCAGCACCGCGCCATCGACCTCCTGCACGATATCGAGGGGCTGCGTACACGCGGCTATGATTTCGATGACATCGCCCGCAAGACCGGCCTCAGCATCGAATATGTCAGGGGCGTGAGTAGTCTGTTGGAAGGCGGCGAGCACCGGCTACTCCGTGCCGTTGAGGCGGGACAGATGCCCGTCAGCATCGCTGTGATGATCTCGCAAGCGCAGGACAGCGACATCCAGTCCGTGCTGCAGCAAGCTTACGAGGAACGCCTGCTGCGAGGGCAAAAGCTGCTGGCGGCCAAAAAGCTGATTGAGCAACGCCGCCGGCGGGGAAAGGGCTACAAGACCGGTCCGAGGCGAACCGATGGGGCGCCGATCAGCTCAAACGCGCTGCTGCGCGCGTACCGGCAAGACGTCGACCGCAAGCGCGTCCTCATTCGTAAGTCCAACAGCACCAAGGCGCGCTTGATCTTCATCCTAGAGGCTCTTCGCAAGCTCTTGGTCGAGCCGGAGTTTTTGTCGATCCTTGAGGACGAGAAGCTCGATACGCTCCCGAAGAACCTGGCGCTCCGGCTGCATGGACAGGCCTAG
- a CDS encoding esterase/lipase family protein: protein MSRLHKISNRRTQPSLGGVIFVHGLGGDAFATWQKGKDANLFWPQWLADDFPQLDIYSLSYEAAPLAWLGTTMPIFDRAKQTLTWLEPLAEKPLVFICHSLGGLLVKQMIRLASTGGIDNWRAIANQTRGVVFLGTPHTGADIAGTLSRLGTILGTSVSITELAKNSPSLRDINEWYRNAARQLKIKTLPFYEKQPTHGILVVDETAADPTIEAVAAIPLDGTHLTMCKPESREDLLYVTVERFISTCFSAELSQQVQPPKEQANSATLETASLISCNRSESETWLLGIKNYPAVKPHQIPYETIKAFARAYSTLPAARNFINGVNALRIKLNPENNTEQQILIEPHDLGMSPGNFIDFWTEVLTLAGNKSRRTLAAFTVAPNAPDPALYGPEAVNAFSELRRTLESLE from the coding sequence GTGAGCAGGCTCCACAAAATATCGAACAGGCGAACGCAACCTTCACTTGGTGGCGTGATATTTGTCCATGGTCTTGGCGGGGATGCATTCGCGACATGGCAAAAGGGCAAAGACGCTAACCTTTTCTGGCCGCAATGGCTCGCCGACGACTTTCCGCAGCTTGACATCTACTCGTTATCTTATGAGGCCGCGCCGCTAGCTTGGCTGGGCACTACGATGCCCATCTTCGATCGAGCCAAGCAAACGCTTACTTGGCTTGAGCCCCTTGCAGAGAAGCCGCTCGTTTTCATTTGTCACAGCCTCGGCGGACTTCTGGTTAAGCAAATGATTCGCCTAGCCAGTACAGGCGGCATCGACAACTGGCGCGCTATTGCCAATCAAACAAGGGGCGTCGTCTTTTTGGGAACGCCTCACACGGGCGCGGACATCGCTGGAACGCTGAGTCGACTCGGAACGATCCTCGGCACTTCAGTTTCGATCACAGAACTGGCTAAAAACAGTCCAAGCCTTCGAGATATCAATGAATGGTATCGAAACGCCGCCCGGCAACTGAAGATCAAGACGCTTCCATTCTACGAGAAACAACCAACGCACGGAATTCTGGTTGTCGACGAAACTGCAGCTGATCCCACCATTGAGGCAGTTGCTGCAATACCCCTGGACGGCACGCATCTCACAATGTGCAAGCCTGAATCCCGCGAAGACCTTCTGTATGTAACCGTAGAACGTTTTATCTCGACCTGTTTTTCAGCCGAACTGAGTCAACAAGTACAGCCTCCCAAGGAACAAGCGAATAGCGCGACCTTGGAGACGGCATCTCTCATCTCGTGCAATAGAAGCGAGAGTGAGACATGGCTGTTGGGAATCAAGAATTACCCCGCCGTAAAGCCGCACCAGATACCCTATGAAACGATCAAAGCGTTTGCTCGCGCGTACTCGACGCTGCCCGCTGCCAGAAATTTCATCAATGGTGTAAATGCCCTACGAATTAAGCTGAATCCGGAAAACAACACGGAGCAGCAAATACTCATAGAACCCCATGACCTCGGTATGTCGCCTGGGAATTTTATCGATTTCTGGACTGAGGTACTGACGCTTGCCGGAAACAAATCAAGGAGAACCCTTGCTGCATTTACGGTAGCACCAAATGCTCCGGATCCGGCCTTGTACGGGCCTGAAGCAGTCAATGCGTTCAGTGAACTGAGGAGAACTCTCGAATCCCTGGAGTAA
- a CDS encoding McrC family protein, translating to MSVARSANLGGDGGERVLLEGSSKLRAQQVVGVLVAKGVTVEILPKIEGLSEDQAIRRSLVHMLALVLDLDIAVGAAAAFTWQHENLLEILIRLFSEKLFAMLRQGMPRAYTGREDDLPALRGSLNVVRQFTILASTPQRLACRFDELSPNIVLNQIMKAAVAQLLKISRNAENQRRLMELAFVYEEVAPIPVRSLRWGQVVLDRTNVGWKELLSFAKLLLQGRYQSTTTGTSDGFSLLFEMNKLFEEFVGRSLKRALQGTDLAVRLQGPREYALIDQQSGALRFATRPDVVVSQNGKPRLVIDTKWKRIKEATDDPKRGVSQWDVYQMMAYAHVYNCDRLMLLYPHHHELADREGLVAVHQIATKSDSLIGIATVDLVKPESVGKRLKEILLGDERGFDFSSKRTQNKQHIVSVQD from the coding sequence ATGAGCGTTGCTCGTAGCGCGAACTTAGGAGGTGATGGCGGGGAACGAGTATTGCTGGAGGGGTCGTCGAAGCTCCGCGCACAGCAGGTTGTTGGTGTGTTGGTCGCAAAAGGTGTGACCGTAGAAATTCTGCCAAAAATCGAAGGGTTGAGCGAAGATCAAGCGATTCGGCGAAGCCTCGTGCATATGTTGGCTCTAGTTCTCGATCTAGATATCGCGGTCGGGGCAGCCGCGGCCTTTACCTGGCAGCATGAGAACTTGCTAGAAATCCTCATTCGCCTGTTCAGCGAAAAGCTATTCGCTATGCTGCGTCAGGGAATGCCGAGGGCGTACACTGGTCGCGAGGATGACTTGCCGGCTCTGCGTGGGAGCCTTAACGTCGTGCGCCAGTTTACAATATTGGCATCAACGCCACAAAGACTGGCGTGCCGCTTTGACGAGTTGAGTCCGAACATCGTCCTAAATCAAATCATGAAAGCGGCAGTCGCTCAGCTTCTAAAAATCTCAAGAAACGCCGAAAATCAGCGACGTTTGATGGAGCTGGCTTTCGTTTATGAAGAAGTAGCGCCCATTCCAGTCCGGTCGCTGCGTTGGGGCCAGGTCGTGCTCGATCGAACAAACGTCGGTTGGAAGGAACTTCTTAGCTTTGCAAAGCTGCTACTCCAAGGCCGCTATCAGTCCACGACTACGGGAACATCTGACGGGTTCTCCCTGCTGTTTGAGATGAACAAGCTCTTTGAGGAGTTCGTCGGGCGCAGCCTCAAGCGTGCGCTCCAGGGGACGGACCTTGCTGTACGGCTCCAAGGCCCCAGGGAATATGCTCTGATAGATCAACAAAGTGGGGCGTTGCGCTTTGCGACTCGGCCGGACGTTGTCGTTAGTCAGAACGGAAAGCCGCGGCTCGTTATCGATACGAAGTGGAAGCGAATTAAGGAGGCGACTGACGATCCAAAGCGGGGCGTGAGCCAGTGGGACGTTTATCAGATGATGGCCTATGCTCACGTGTACAACTGCGATCGATTGATGCTGCTTTATCCTCATCACCATGAGCTTGCCGATAGGGAAGGGCTAGTTGCAGTTCATCAGATCGCGACCAAATCGGACAGTCTTATCGGAATAGCGACTGTAGATCTTGTTAAGCCGGAATCCGTCGGGAAGCGTTTGAAGGAAATTCTTCTCGGTGACGAACGCGGCTTCGATTTTTCCTCGAAGCGCACCCAGAACAAACAACACATTGTTTCCGTTCAGGATTGA
- a CDS encoding AAA family ATPase: MSQADDIRHFVRENFIEPARAHGESSISIRAGDVHKAMALSNALPAVCSAIGSDKFIEEAAVLLVAREGPQNSTSTTFKFELANSESLSVPLAEQELRRRYGTPDVDTKNLISFDLPDARAIALQRGNAMVQLWLEDNGPVPGAEQRLYEPNEGRHSNLPNRLAHQPTASFREQGFPRPVRSVRVTSRTQLTSILDWYEQRSSGDRAPEGGPARLSDRKVGVARQLPTNLILYGPPGTGKTYSSAREAVALCDGELPKIPGRTALMERFNALKEAGRIAFVTFHQSYSYEEFVEGLRPETAAQDREGQNAVGFRLKPTDGIFKRVAAVAQQARRAAPSGIDLHTREFFKMSLGSVDEDEDVYRSSIDEGYIALGWGTEFDWSDPIYREFDAILERWRTEDTNVTSQSSRVRQSHYMRAVIKEGDIVVVSYGNSQFRAIGEVIGPYEYVANASQFRHRRKVQWLRVFDRPLPVETILRGKFTQLALYKLDRDRLNLSALNTLIGEGKPSASDEGPPLPYVLIIDEINRANISKVFGELITLIEPDKRLGTENALTVTLPYSGEDFGVPANLHIVGTMNTADRSIALLDTALRRRFQFKELMPNPSVLGRVGSIDVSSVLRRINERVEYLFDREHQIGHAYFIGCDTKHQLDDVMRNKVIPLLAEYFYDDWEKVRLVLGETSDEGRFVVRTKLPPPPFLPEESAPERFRYTVRSNFLEGAYEGLTV, encoded by the coding sequence ATGAGTCAAGCTGACGATATTCGCCATTTCGTGCGTGAGAACTTCATTGAGCCAGCAAGAGCGCACGGAGAGAGCTCTATCTCGATTAGAGCGGGCGATGTGCACAAGGCGATGGCGCTTAGCAACGCACTGCCTGCCGTTTGCAGTGCGATCGGCAGTGACAAATTTATTGAAGAGGCTGCCGTTCTGCTGGTCGCGAGAGAAGGTCCCCAAAACAGTACCTCGACGACTTTCAAATTTGAACTCGCAAACAGTGAATCCCTCAGCGTTCCTCTGGCCGAACAAGAACTGCGCCGCCGCTACGGGACACCGGACGTCGATACAAAAAACTTGATATCGTTTGATTTGCCAGATGCGCGAGCAATCGCCCTTCAGCGGGGCAATGCGATGGTGCAACTCTGGCTTGAGGACAATGGGCCCGTCCCCGGAGCGGAGCAAAGATTGTATGAGCCCAATGAGGGCCGGCATTCAAACCTACCTAACCGCTTGGCGCATCAGCCGACCGCGTCCTTCAGGGAGCAGGGTTTCCCTCGACCTGTACGAAGCGTCCGTGTGACAAGTCGTACGCAGCTAACGTCAATACTGGATTGGTACGAGCAGCGAAGTTCGGGCGACCGCGCACCGGAAGGAGGCCCGGCGAGACTTAGTGACCGGAAGGTCGGTGTGGCGCGGCAGCTTCCAACGAATTTGATTCTCTATGGTCCCCCAGGAACAGGGAAAACATACTCCAGCGCGCGTGAAGCTGTGGCGTTGTGTGATGGGGAGCTACCGAAAATACCCGGCCGGACGGCGCTCATGGAACGTTTCAATGCTCTTAAAGAGGCGGGTCGAATCGCCTTCGTAACGTTTCATCAAAGCTACAGCTATGAAGAATTCGTGGAGGGGCTAAGGCCTGAAACTGCGGCGCAGGATCGCGAAGGCCAAAATGCCGTAGGCTTCAGGTTAAAACCAACCGATGGCATTTTCAAGCGCGTGGCCGCGGTCGCCCAGCAAGCAAGGAGGGCAGCGCCATCCGGTATAGACCTGCACACTCGAGAGTTTTTCAAGATGTCGCTCGGCTCGGTAGATGAGGACGAAGATGTCTATCGATCGTCGATTGATGAAGGCTACATCGCGCTCGGATGGGGAACCGAGTTTGATTGGAGCGATCCAATTTACCGGGAGTTTGATGCGATTCTGGAAAGGTGGCGCACTGAGGACACGAATGTAACTAGCCAGAGCTCTCGCGTGCGCCAGAGCCACTACATGAGGGCGGTAATTAAAGAAGGAGATATAGTCGTTGTCTCGTACGGGAATAGCCAGTTTAGAGCGATCGGTGAAGTAATCGGCCCCTATGAGTACGTCGCAAACGCAAGCCAATTCCGCCATAGACGAAAGGTTCAGTGGCTTCGAGTATTTGATCGCCCTCTGCCAGTCGAGACAATCCTACGAGGAAAATTCACGCAGCTTGCCCTTTACAAGCTGGATCGAGATCGGCTCAATCTTTCGGCGCTGAACACCCTCATTGGTGAGGGCAAGCCAAGCGCTTCAGATGAGGGGCCGCCGCTTCCCTATGTTTTGATTATCGATGAGATCAATAGAGCTAACATCTCAAAGGTATTCGGCGAACTTATTACGCTGATCGAGCCTGACAAGCGTCTCGGAACCGAGAACGCGCTGACGGTAACTCTGCCATATTCGGGAGAGGATTTCGGTGTGCCGGCCAATTTGCACATAGTTGGGACAATGAACACAGCCGATCGATCGATCGCGCTGCTCGATACCGCCCTGCGACGGCGGTTTCAGTTCAAAGAGCTAATGCCCAACCCTTCCGTCTTAGGTCGAGTTGGTTCGATTGACGTTTCATCGGTGCTGCGGCGAATAAACGAGAGGGTGGAATACCTCTTTGATCGGGAGCACCAGATTGGTCACGCATATTTCATAGGCTGTGACACGAAACATCAATTGGACGACGTCATGCGTAACAAGGTCATACCTTTGCTCGCTGAGTATTTCTATGACGATTGGGAAAAGGTCAGGCTAGTCCTCGGAGAGACGAGCGACGAAGGAAGATTCGTTGTTCGAACAAAGCTGCCGCCTCCGCCATTTCTTCCCGAAGAGAGTGCGCCAGAGCGGTTTCGGTATACGGTTCGTTCTAATTTCCTAGAGGGGGCCTATGAAGGTTTAACGGTGTGA
- a CDS encoding plasmid partitioning protein RepB C-terminal domain-containing protein has translation MARRPHISVRMSFEERTAMVRIADIQPLKLVSEEVKRSPKYRQIAASVAEIGLVEPPVVARSRDGQGKFLLLDGHLRLEVLRDRGLLEVECLVSTEDEAFTYNKRVNRIAIIQEHRMILKAIENGVSEARIAKALNVDVASIRRRRKLLDGICTEAVDLLKEKHLTLNSFSELRKLAPIRQIEAAELMIAMNNFSNSYVRSLVAATPRNQLAAGYTPRAPKGLSDEQLALMERESASLAREFKVAEQTYGTDHLDLVLAVGYLSKLLRNGKVVGYLAKHFQELLFEFQRITESEANAA, from the coding sequence ATGGCACGGCGTCCCCACATCTCGGTGCGGATGAGCTTTGAGGAGCGGACGGCGATGGTCCGAATCGCCGACATCCAGCCTCTCAAGCTGGTCTCTGAGGAGGTGAAGCGCTCGCCGAAATATCGCCAAATCGCAGCATCCGTTGCGGAGATCGGCTTGGTCGAACCGCCCGTCGTGGCGCGCAGCCGTGACGGTCAGGGCAAATTTCTGCTGCTGGACGGTCATTTGAGGCTCGAGGTGCTGCGCGACCGCGGCCTCTTAGAGGTTGAGTGCCTGGTCTCAACCGAGGATGAGGCCTTCACCTATAACAAGCGCGTCAACCGAATCGCGATCATTCAAGAGCACCGCATGATCCTGAAGGCGATCGAGAACGGCGTCTCGGAGGCTCGAATCGCAAAGGCGCTGAATGTCGATGTTGCGAGTATTAGGAGGCGCCGCAAGCTGTTGGACGGTATCTGCACTGAAGCGGTCGATCTGCTCAAAGAAAAGCACCTGACCCTCAACTCCTTCTCCGAGCTGCGAAAGCTCGCGCCGATCCGACAGATCGAAGCCGCCGAGCTGATGATTGCGATGAACAACTTCTCCAACAGCTATGTGCGCTCGCTCGTGGCGGCGACGCCCCGCAATCAGTTGGCGGCCGGCTACACCCCGCGCGCACCCAAAGGCCTATCGGATGAGCAATTGGCATTGATGGAGCGGGAGTCTGCGTCGCTTGCAAGAGAGTTCAAGGTGGCGGAACAGACCTACGGGACTGATCATCTCGATCTGGTGCTGGCGGTCGGCTATCTGTCGAAGCTGTTACGAAACGGCAAGGTGGTCGGGTATCTCGCCAAGCACTTTCAGGAATTGCTCTTTGAATTCCAGAGGATCACCGAATCCGAGGCCAATGCGGCGTGA